One Bacillota bacterium genomic region harbors:
- a CDS encoding carbohydrate ABC transporter permease produces MLAPFAWMISTSLKDYSEVFTVPIRWIPSRLVWSNYVDAWNEAPFARYFLNSAFVATATTIGQLTFSALAAYAFATMDFFGREVIFTLFLGTMMIPDQMTLVPNYVLLFRLDWIDTYYALIVPWLASVFGIFLMRQFFQTIPRELYDAAQIDGCSRLGYLWRVTVPLSKPVFITCGLFTFIGSWNAFLWPLIVTNTDKMRTIQVGLSTFMQEHGTVPTLLMAASTMAIMPVVIGFFFVQKQFIQGIARTGLKS; encoded by the coding sequence ATGCTTGCCCCATTCGCCTGGATGATATCCACGTCGCTCAAGGACTACAGCGAAGTATTCACGGTTCCCATCAGGTGGATACCGTCGCGCCTCGTGTGGTCGAACTACGTGGACGCCTGGAACGAGGCGCCCTTCGCGAGGTACTTCCTCAACAGCGCGTTTGTGGCGACCGCCACCACAATCGGCCAGCTCACGTTCTCCGCGCTCGCCGCGTACGCCTTTGCGACCATGGATTTCTTCGGTCGAGAGGTCATTTTCACTCTCTTCTTGGGGACCATGATGATCCCCGATCAGATGACGCTCGTCCCCAACTATGTTCTGCTCTTCAGGCTGGACTGGATAGACACGTATTACGCCCTTATAGTGCCGTGGCTTGCGAGCGTGTTTGGCATATTCCTGATGCGGCAGTTCTTCCAGACCATCCCGAGAGAGCTTTACGATGCGGCGCAGATAGACGGATGCTCGCGCTTGGGGTACCTCTGGAGAGTCACAGTCCCGCTTTCCAAGCCCGTGTTCATTACGTGCGGCCTGTTCACGTTCATCGGGAGTTGGAACGCGTTTCTATGGCCCCTCATCGTGACGAACACCGACAAGATGCGCACGATCCAGGTGGGGTTGTCCACGTTCATGCAGGAACACGGGACCGTGCCCACGCTGTTGATGGCAGCATCCACAATGGCTATAATGCCTGTAGTGATCGGGTTCTTCTTCGTGCAGAAGCAGTTCATTCAAGGCATCGCGCGCACTGGCCTGAAGAGCTGA
- a CDS encoding sugar ABC transporter permease, producing the protein MQVSRSGARGSARRSKYLRETLVAYLYLLPATAVLVAFHFAPVIYAFYVSLLEWNYISPNPEFVGLANYAALLRDSDFVTSLVNTVYYVLGTVPTSMAVALFVAVLLNQKIRGLAWYRTVYFLPVVTAANAVAIVWFWIYHPDYSGLVNGLLDRLGLPIQSWLLDPRWAMPCIILMSIWKGLGYNVVIFLAGLQNISSEYYEAAQIDGAKGWSMFRYITWPLLSPTTFFVLIVSVIGSFQVFSQVYVMTRGGPLKSTLVVVYYLYKIGFEDFKMGYASAMAYTLFVIIFVLTLLQRKYIGSRVHYQ; encoded by the coding sequence TTGCAGGTTTCACGGTCCGGGGCACGTGGCTCAGCCAGGCGCAGCAAATACTTAAGGGAGACCCTCGTCGCTTACCTGTACCTTCTGCCTGCCACGGCGGTGCTCGTGGCGTTCCATTTCGCGCCGGTCATCTACGCGTTCTACGTTAGCCTTCTTGAGTGGAATTACATCAGCCCAAACCCCGAGTTCGTGGGTCTGGCGAATTACGCTGCCCTCCTGAGAGACTCGGATTTCGTGACGTCCCTGGTGAACACGGTGTACTACGTCTTGGGCACTGTCCCGACGTCCATGGCCGTGGCGCTGTTCGTGGCTGTGCTGCTCAATCAGAAGATCAGAGGGCTCGCGTGGTACCGCACGGTGTATTTCCTGCCTGTCGTCACCGCCGCGAATGCCGTGGCCATAGTCTGGTTCTGGATATACCATCCTGATTACTCCGGGCTCGTGAACGGCCTCCTTGATAGGCTTGGGCTTCCCATTCAATCGTGGCTCCTTGATCCGAGGTGGGCCATGCCGTGCATCATCCTCATGAGCATCTGGAAGGGGCTCGGATACAACGTCGTGATATTCCTAGCGGGGCTTCAGAACATTTCGAGTGAGTACTATGAGGCGGCCCAGATAGACGGGGCAAAAGGCTGGTCGATGTTCCGGTACATCACCTGGCCCCTTCTGTCGCCGACAACGTTCTTCGTGCTCATAGTGTCGGTCATTGGATCGTTCCAGGTGTTCAGCCAAGTATACGTAATGACGAGAGGAGGGCCGCTGAAGAGCACTCTCGTAGTGGTGTACTACCTGTACAAGATCGGGTTCGAGGACTTCAAGATGGGGTACGCGTCAGCCATGGCCTACACGCTTTTCGTCATCATCTTCGTTCTCACGCTTCTTCAGCGCAAGTACATAGGTTCACGGGTGCACTACCAGTAA
- a CDS encoding CehA/McbA family metallohydrolase: protein MNRGEKLIQTLVTPLCIALLITCRPASAQQVEMGFYFGYLHSHTSFSDGALTPEDAYAHARDVAGLDFLGITEHGYYMVENPHHWEALVETAWRFTEPGRFVAFRGTEWTHGAGHISVIEAPEPCSRDTQRGLEDLVAWMEGKGAVATFNHPGWNEQGMWNDFQYSLAGNRTIRLLEVGSGPYARNTLYERSYIRALDRGWKVGATNSQDNHRADWGTAADTRTGVVARALTHESLMEALRALRTYSTEDRNVQVRFAGNGKWMGEILPLGKVELEIEVRDPDPGDVVEKVEVRSNGGVTVVAFDASGEEGDPGRPFRRTFEVEPTQGYTWYYARIQQSDGDLVVTSPIWAKSQSDLIAVDLRFDVPMAKKGTWGHLRCDVVNLGKDPLVGVIVEFSASAGGRRWPIGAMRIDLEPGATVPVSLQWSCPVSGDVTVMATLVDPARPGLSDNVYSARVKVLPENLREVVVDEGHNNRSSGFAGRFLEALSTADSVGRLSQGRICPEALRGASVLVVANPEPGISLTPSTFDESEIAAIRGFVALGGALILAGSSDASDPSRDVAQLNAILASLGSSMRFSDDEVWLCEGPTVSSSVTCELARAGEELLGALSLPVQASQACTVVDAAFGGLVGHSGPVVILEGSDGTKNVDTNGKGPWHAYETRPVVCAMERIGDGCVVAMGAPLYSVYDFRPGLGNEEFMLKLVRWLQSR from the coding sequence TTGAACCGTGGGGAAAAGCTGATCCAGACGCTCGTCACGCCTCTTTGCATCGCCCTCCTGATCACGTGCCGCCCCGCTTCCGCGCAGCAGGTCGAGATGGGCTTCTATTTCGGGTACTTGCACTCTCACACCTCGTTCTCCGACGGCGCGCTAACGCCCGAGGACGCGTACGCGCACGCGAGAGACGTGGCCGGCCTCGATTTTCTCGGAATCACGGAGCATGGGTACTACATGGTCGAGAATCCCCACCATTGGGAGGCACTCGTTGAGACGGCTTGGCGGTTCACGGAGCCGGGAAGGTTCGTGGCGTTCCGAGGCACCGAATGGACCCACGGCGCTGGGCACATATCTGTGATCGAAGCACCGGAACCGTGTTCGCGGGACACGCAGCGGGGCCTGGAAGACCTCGTAGCGTGGATGGAGGGCAAGGGCGCCGTCGCCACGTTCAATCATCCGGGATGGAACGAGCAAGGCATGTGGAACGACTTTCAGTACTCCCTGGCCGGCAATAGGACGATAAGGCTGCTCGAGGTCGGCTCGGGCCCGTACGCAAGGAACACGCTTTATGAACGGTCCTACATCCGGGCCCTGGACCGCGGTTGGAAGGTAGGGGCCACGAACAGCCAGGACAACCACAGGGCAGACTGGGGCACCGCCGCCGACACGAGGACGGGCGTGGTGGCGCGCGCCCTCACCCACGAGAGCCTCATGGAAGCGCTGCGCGCGCTCCGCACCTACTCCACAGAGGACCGGAACGTGCAGGTGCGCTTTGCGGGGAACGGGAAATGGATGGGGGAGATCCTACCCCTGGGGAAGGTGGAGCTGGAGATCGAGGTGCGCGATCCAGACCCCGGGGACGTTGTTGAGAAGGTGGAGGTGAGGTCCAACGGCGGAGTGACCGTTGTGGCGTTCGATGCGTCCGGGGAAGAAGGTGACCCGGGCAGACCCTTCAGAAGGACTTTCGAGGTGGAACCGACTCAGGGGTACACGTGGTACTACGCGCGGATCCAGCAGTCCGACGGCGATCTCGTCGTAACGAGCCCCATCTGGGCCAAGAGCCAGTCGGATCTCATCGCAGTGGACCTTCGGTTCGATGTGCCGATGGCCAAGAAAGGCACTTGGGGCCATCTCCGCTGCGACGTCGTGAACCTGGGCAAAGACCCGCTGGTTGGCGTGATAGTCGAGTTCTCCGCGAGCGCGGGAGGACGCCGATGGCCGATAGGGGCGATGAGGATCGACCTCGAGCCCGGAGCAACCGTGCCCGTCTCCCTCCAATGGTCGTGCCCGGTGAGCGGGGACGTGACGGTGATGGCCACGCTTGTCGACCCTGCTAGGCCGGGGCTCAGCGACAACGTGTACTCAGCCCGCGTGAAGGTCCTGCCCGAGAACCTTCGCGAGGTCGTCGTGGACGAGGGCCACAACAACCGCTCGAGCGGTTTCGCAGGTAGGTTTCTGGAGGCGTTGTCGACCGCTGATTCAGTGGGCAGGCTCAGCCAAGGGAGAATCTGCCCCGAGGCTCTGAGAGGGGCGTCGGTCCTTGTCGTGGCCAATCCCGAACCCGGGATCTCTCTCACCCCCTCGACGTTTGACGAGTCCGAGATCGCAGCGATTCGAGGCTTCGTCGCCCTGGGAGGAGCACTAATCCTAGCGGGCTCGTCCGACGCGTCCGACCCGTCGCGGGATGTGGCGCAACTGAACGCGATCCTCGCTTCGCTTGGCTCATCGATGAGGTTTTCCGACGACGAAGTCTGGCTGTGCGAAGGGCCGACGGTGAGCTCGTCCGTGACCTGCGAGCTCGCGCGCGCCGGAGAGGAACTCCTGGGGGCCCTATCCTTGCCGGTCCAGGCGTCGCAGGCGTGCACCGTCGTGGATGCAGCGTTCGGCGGCCTTGTTGGGCATTCCGGCCCGGTGGTCATCCTCGAGGGGAGCGACGGAACGAAGAACGTGGACACCAACGGGAAGGGCCCATGGCACGCTTATGAGACACGCCCGGTGGTGTGTGCGATGGAACGGATCGGCGATGGGTGTGTCGTAGCGATGGGCGCGCCGCTCTACTCAGTGTATGACTTCCGTCCGGGCCTGGGTAACGAGGAGTTCATGCTGAAGCTTGTCCGTTGGCTCCAGTCGCGGTGA
- a CDS encoding ABC transporter substrate-binding protein, which yields MKRAIVVILSLGLLVMVLSGFCAVSADTKVTITFWHGMGSALGKTLDELVAQFQKQNPGIVVKAEYQGSYSALSQKIMASLAAKKPPTVAQAYGNWVAEYVKSGAVKPVEDFFAGSGGLSKDEIEDFWPELRVGCTFNGKMYTLPFNKSVAIYIYNLSALKESGLKAPSTWEELLAACKATTVVKDGKTVRYGMVLRPNVDYFANLLFTNGGRYLDESGRKAVFNSPEGVEALQFMVDMLHKHKVAYYIPGYADADFGAGKTCGYFATSASYSYTDSAVGAKFEWGIGPIPYKKRPAAPVAGTDLVMFAAATPEEQQAAWKFMKWLTSPTQTAYWAVKTGYIPVRRSALYLRQMQEWMAANPRNAASLNALKFAVTDPNIAEWQEIREVISQAVEEAFLLKASPKQALDKAAQKVDAILAR from the coding sequence TTGAAGCGAGCGATAGTCGTCATCCTGAGCCTGGGCCTTCTTGTCATGGTTCTCTCGGGATTCTGTGCCGTGTCTGCAGATACGAAGGTCACGATAACGTTTTGGCATGGAATGGGATCGGCTCTGGGAAAGACCCTCGACGAGCTGGTCGCTCAATTCCAGAAACAGAACCCTGGGATAGTCGTAAAAGCAGAATATCAGGGCAGCTATTCAGCGCTGAGCCAAAAGATCATGGCCTCTCTAGCGGCGAAGAAGCCTCCGACGGTGGCGCAGGCGTACGGGAACTGGGTGGCGGAATACGTGAAATCCGGAGCAGTGAAGCCTGTTGAGGACTTCTTTGCTGGGTCGGGCGGGCTTTCGAAGGACGAAATCGAGGACTTCTGGCCTGAGCTGCGCGTAGGCTGCACGTTCAACGGAAAGATGTACACTCTTCCGTTCAACAAGAGCGTCGCCATCTATATCTACAACCTTAGCGCCCTGAAGGAGTCCGGTCTCAAGGCTCCCAGCACGTGGGAAGAGCTCTTGGCCGCCTGCAAGGCCACGACAGTCGTCAAAGACGGGAAGACCGTTCGCTACGGAATGGTGCTCAGACCGAACGTCGACTACTTCGCCAACCTGCTGTTCACGAATGGCGGGCGCTATCTGGACGAGAGCGGCAGGAAGGCCGTGTTCAACTCGCCGGAAGGCGTCGAAGCGCTCCAGTTCATGGTCGACATGCTCCACAAGCACAAAGTGGCGTACTACATCCCCGGTTACGCAGACGCGGACTTCGGCGCCGGCAAGACGTGCGGATACTTCGCCACGTCGGCCAGCTACTCGTACACTGACAGCGCGGTAGGCGCGAAGTTCGAGTGGGGCATAGGGCCCATACCATACAAGAAGCGGCCCGCCGCTCCTGTAGCCGGCACCGACCTGGTGATGTTTGCTGCCGCCACGCCCGAAGAGCAACAGGCCGCGTGGAAATTCATGAAGTGGCTGACCAGCCCCACCCAGACCGCGTATTGGGCTGTCAAGACGGGTTACATTCCTGTGAGGAGGTCGGCGCTCTATCTACGTCAAATGCAGGAGTGGATGGCTGCCAACCCAAGGAACGCTGCCAGCCTCAACGCACTCAAGTTCGCTGTCACTGACCCCAACATAGCGGAGTGGCAGGAGATCCGCGAGGTCATCAGCCAGGCCGTGGAGGAAGCGTTCCTTCTCAAAGCCTCTCCCAAGCAGGCGCTTGATAAGGCTGCACAGAAAGTGGACGCCATCCTTGCCAGGTAG
- a CDS encoding ComEC/Rec2 family competence protein has product MPTNGVLQSAFLLFALSGAMTKAWGRVSFLAPGALLGTAAIWWLWLGSKRARRCLPRESGPKALAIWSFILLGGAVSMHVALSPWPCERALERHAQAPRVAAEGVVLGVPEAGPGGRWKGILRIASVDGDSAVSGARVVLSVDAGGLPDVSDGREVGLVPGARIEARGRLYLPQQPANPGEPDMRIILRCQGAAGTMYVRSPKDIRLRSKPGMGATTASLASWFRGRVMRVAKATLSQRHAELVSGMLFGRAPEEMQEVLEATGTSHLFSVSGLHVGLVTTFLWSLLAGLGLRGPWALAPALAGSWAYAAACGMRPAVMRASVMLSCAGFAVLLRRRTAIQGALYLAGILTLGRNPLLAFDPGAQMSFCAVLSILTLSPRLRRALGKLPSWLGDPLATSLAAQIGVVPLGVWYFGTVSLVGVIASVPALTLASMAVLTGLAAGLAGLVWFPLAVVLNAGNSLALAALEWWLHATARLPWACFPVPKPPLWVVLAFYSVLLATGAPREAQRALWARRRALAVLALGAAATVVWIAALRTTPLELVFLSVGQGDASFIRSPSGRTVLVDAGGALGPQRDAGDDVVVPYLLRRGVRQLDVVVATHPHQDHIGGLLGVIRRLHVKVLVKPPIPDNVRPDLDRRLTDLARERGVVVVEAVRGGHIDLGDGARIDFLGPPRGCASQTSQDLNDFSLVMMVRFRNTRALLTGDAGPIALSSLVQEGFDIDADILKVPHHGAAGGCPPELLDAVSPDWAVVPVGPNTFGHPAPSTLQALSRAGAKTFRTDLNGAVTATGLGGRASVRAMRGL; this is encoded by the coding sequence GTGCCGACGAACGGAGTCCTTCAAAGCGCGTTCCTCCTTTTCGCGTTGAGCGGGGCCATGACGAAGGCGTGGGGACGCGTCTCATTCCTTGCCCCTGGAGCTTTGCTTGGGACGGCGGCCATCTGGTGGCTCTGGCTGGGGTCAAAACGGGCGCGGCGCTGCTTGCCGCGTGAGTCGGGGCCGAAAGCCCTCGCCATCTGGAGTTTCATCCTGCTCGGCGGCGCGGTGTCCATGCACGTGGCTTTGTCGCCCTGGCCGTGCGAGCGGGCTCTGGAGAGGCACGCTCAAGCGCCGAGGGTCGCGGCTGAGGGCGTGGTCTTGGGTGTGCCGGAGGCAGGCCCTGGAGGCCGCTGGAAGGGAATTCTGAGGATCGCCTCGGTGGATGGAGACTCGGCGGTGTCCGGGGCACGAGTCGTCCTCTCTGTGGACGCCGGCGGTCTTCCGGACGTCAGCGACGGGCGCGAGGTGGGGCTAGTGCCTGGCGCGAGGATCGAGGCGCGGGGACGGCTTTACCTTCCGCAGCAGCCAGCGAACCCAGGGGAACCTGACATGAGGATCATTCTTCGATGTCAGGGAGCTGCGGGAACGATGTACGTCCGCAGCCCCAAGGACATCCGTCTGCGTTCCAAACCCGGGATGGGAGCCACGACTGCCTCGCTTGCCTCGTGGTTTCGAGGTCGTGTCATGCGCGTCGCAAAGGCTACCCTTTCCCAGCGACACGCAGAGCTCGTCTCAGGCATGCTCTTCGGGAGAGCTCCGGAAGAGATGCAAGAGGTGCTCGAGGCCACCGGCACCTCCCATCTCTTTTCCGTGTCTGGCCTGCACGTTGGGCTGGTAACGACCTTCCTTTGGAGCCTGCTGGCCGGTCTCGGGCTCCGCGGTCCATGGGCCTTGGCCCCGGCGCTCGCGGGCAGCTGGGCGTACGCAGCCGCCTGCGGGATGAGACCTGCTGTGATGCGAGCGTCCGTGATGCTGTCGTGCGCAGGCTTCGCGGTTCTCTTGCGTCGCCGCACAGCCATTCAGGGAGCCTTGTACTTGGCAGGTATCCTCACACTCGGCCGGAATCCTCTGCTTGCATTCGATCCCGGTGCCCAGATGTCCTTTTGCGCAGTTCTCAGCATCCTGACCCTCTCGCCGCGCCTGAGAAGGGCTCTCGGAAAGCTCCCGAGCTGGCTTGGGGATCCGCTCGCGACCTCGTTGGCAGCCCAAATCGGCGTGGTCCCGCTCGGCGTTTGGTACTTCGGAACGGTCTCATTGGTCGGTGTCATTGCGTCCGTTCCTGCCCTCACGCTCGCAAGCATGGCCGTGCTGACAGGACTTGCGGCTGGTCTCGCTGGGCTCGTGTGGTTTCCCCTCGCTGTGGTGCTGAACGCGGGGAACAGCTTGGCTCTTGCGGCGTTGGAGTGGTGGCTTCACGCAACGGCACGGCTTCCTTGGGCCTGTTTCCCTGTGCCCAAGCCCCCGCTATGGGTGGTCCTCGCTTTCTACTCCGTGCTGCTCGCCACAGGCGCGCCGCGAGAGGCGCAACGAGCGCTTTGGGCGCGACGTCGGGCCCTCGCGGTGCTAGCGCTCGGCGCCGCGGCAACAGTCGTGTGGATCGCTGCCCTGCGCACTACCCCTCTTGAGCTGGTTTTCCTCTCGGTCGGACAGGGTGACGCCAGTTTCATTCGGAGCCCTTCGGGCAGGACGGTCTTGGTAGACGCGGGAGGTGCCCTCGGACCGCAACGCGATGCGGGTGACGACGTGGTCGTGCCTTACCTGCTTAGGCGCGGCGTGAGACAACTTGATGTAGTGGTCGCCACCCATCCCCACCAGGACCACATCGGCGGTCTCCTTGGAGTGATCCGACGCCTCCATGTGAAAGTCCTCGTAAAACCTCCCATTCCAGATAACGTGAGGCCCGACTTGGATAGGCGGCTGACGGACCTCGCGCGCGAGAGAGGGGTCGTCGTCGTGGAGGCAGTGCGTGGTGGCCATATCGACCTTGGAGACGGCGCTAGAATAGACTTCCTCGGTCCGCCCCGTGGGTGCGCGTCGCAGACTTCACAGGACCTCAACGATTTCTCCCTGGTCATGATGGTGAGGTTTCGGAACACGCGGGCCCTGCTTACGGGAGACGCAGGGCCCATCGCTCTTTCCTCGCTCGTGCAGGAGGGGTTCGATATTGACGCGGACATCTTGAAGGTCCCCCACCACGGCGCAGCCGGTGGGTGTCCGCCCGAACTCCTCGACGCGGTGTCCCCCGACTGGGCAGTGGTGCCCGTAGGCCCAAACACATTTGGTCATCCCGCACCAAGCACCTTACAGGCGTTGTCTCGAGCGGGCGCGAAAACGTTTCGCACGGATCTGAACGGGGCGGTGACCGCCACGGGACTAGGCGGTCGGGCTAGTGTCCGCGCCATGCGGGGATTGTGA
- a CDS encoding helix-hairpin-helix domain-containing protein: MFDLSRRQRLVMVVLLVMFGVGGVVLVARQMTLGDVVVAPGPSEPAGGERAEAAERDGAGKGEPATDVQAKSAVTVHVCGAVASPGVYTLPSGSRVADAVRLAGGLAAGAWPEQVNMAKVLSDSSQVYIPTRPKTEPGAGPGPGSGFEGACAEPSRMAEAVYSRVNINTAGLAELESLPGIGPTLARRIIDYRGANGRFENPEQLTDVPGIGQAKFEALKDLITVY, encoded by the coding sequence ATGTTCGACCTCTCGCGGCGACAGAGGCTCGTGATGGTGGTGTTGCTCGTAATGTTCGGCGTCGGGGGAGTCGTGCTGGTCGCGAGGCAAATGACCTTGGGAGACGTTGTGGTGGCTCCTGGGCCGAGCGAGCCAGCGGGCGGCGAGCGGGCCGAGGCGGCTGAGAGGGACGGAGCCGGCAAAGGTGAGCCCGCGACGGACGTGCAGGCCAAAAGCGCGGTGACCGTGCACGTATGCGGGGCGGTGGCGTCGCCGGGAGTATACACGCTTCCCTCTGGATCCCGGGTGGCGGACGCAGTCAGGCTTGCGGGTGGCCTTGCGGCGGGGGCGTGGCCGGAGCAAGTGAACATGGCAAAGGTACTGTCCGACTCTTCGCAGGTGTACATACCGACTAGGCCAAAGACCGAGCCCGGAGCCGGGCCCGGCCCCGGGTCAGGTTTCGAAGGGGCCTGCGCGGAGCCTTCTCGCATGGCCGAGGCGGTCTATAGCCGAGTCAACATCAACACCGCCGGCCTCGCGGAGCTCGAGTCGCTGCCTGGCATCGGGCCAACCCTTGCCCGCAGAATCATCGACTACCGTGGCGCCAACGGCCGGTTCGAGAACCCCGAGCAACTCACGGACGTGCCGGGAATAGGCCAGGCAAAGTTCGAGGCGTTGAAAGACCTCATCACAGTGTACTAG
- the rsfS gene encoding ribosome silencing factor has protein sequence MDPLAIAEIARAAAEGKKALDVLVLDVRDLTIIADYFVIAGGTSRTQLKAICDAILQELKERGVLPQHKEGTVEGGWVILDYADTVVHVFHSKEREYYDLERLYRGARVVGTSLVDAVPEEGCSRDDRAEPREARRP, from the coding sequence ATAGACCCACTGGCCATTGCCGAGATAGCGCGTGCTGCTGCGGAGGGCAAGAAAGCCCTGGACGTGCTGGTGCTGGATGTCCGTGATCTCACGATAATAGCCGATTACTTCGTCATAGCGGGCGGGACATCGAGAACGCAGCTGAAGGCCATCTGCGACGCCATACTTCAAGAGCTCAAGGAACGAGGTGTGCTTCCTCAGCACAAGGAAGGGACCGTCGAAGGCGGCTGGGTGATCCTGGATTACGCCGACACCGTGGTCCACGTGTTCCATTCCAAAGAGAGAGAGTATTACGATCTAGAACGGCTGTACCGTGGCGCAAGAGTAGTGGGAACCTCGCTCGTGGACGCCGTGCCGGAGGAAGGCTGCTCACGCGACGACCGTGCCGAGCCTCGGGAGGCTCGTAGGCCTTGA
- a CDS encoding RNA-binding protein: MTKTLYVGNLPWALTEEDLAEAFRAVAEVKGSRVITDRETGRSRGFGFVEVDDEDVERVVAAMNGADIGGRQIIVNEARPRQARY; this comes from the coding sequence GTGACGAAAACCCTGTATGTGGGGAACCTGCCCTGGGCACTGACTGAGGAAGACTTGGCCGAGGCGTTCAGGGCGGTGGCGGAGGTCAAGGGCAGTAGGGTGATTACCGACAGAGAGACGGGTAGGTCGCGTGGATTCGGGTTCGTGGAGGTCGACGACGAGGACGTGGAGCGCGTTGTGGCCGCGATGAACGGCGCGGACATCGGTGGAAGGCAGATCATAGTCAACGAGGCCAGGCCTCGGCAGGCAAGGTACTGA
- the nadD gene encoding nicotinate-nucleotide adenylyltransferase: MKDGAACVKQDACQARRLGIMGGTFDPIHHGHLVTAEVARVKFGLDAVVFVPSGVPPHKRGVDISPGRDRYMMTVLATATNPYFEVSRVELDRPGPSYTVDTVKEFRTKHGPGTGLYFITGADAAVEIFTWKDAHELLRMCAFIVATRPGYCTARLESELGRARAVSTHGVFVLEVPALAISSTDIRARVKHGDPIRYLLPESVENYIRKTGLYTRSDRSPDVS, encoded by the coding sequence GTGAAGGATGGAGCCGCCTGTGTCAAGCAGGACGCCTGCCAAGCGAGGCGACTCGGCATCATGGGTGGCACCTTTGATCCGATACACCATGGGCACCTCGTGACCGCGGAGGTGGCCAGAGTGAAGTTCGGCCTTGACGCGGTGGTGTTCGTGCCTTCCGGCGTGCCTCCCCATAAGCGCGGGGTGGACATATCGCCCGGACGGGATCGGTACATGATGACCGTTCTGGCGACCGCGACGAATCCGTACTTCGAGGTCTCCAGGGTGGAGCTCGACCGCCCGGGCCCGTCGTACACCGTGGACACCGTGAAGGAGTTCCGGACGAAGCACGGGCCTGGCACGGGACTCTACTTCATCACGGGAGCAGACGCTGCAGTCGAGATATTCACGTGGAAGGACGCCCACGAGCTGCTGAGGATGTGTGCCTTCATCGTTGCGACAAGGCCAGGGTATTGCACTGCCCGTCTTGAGTCTGAGCTTGGCCGGGCGCGTGCAGTCTCTACCCACGGGGTGTTCGTCCTGGAGGTGCCCGCTCTCGCCATCTCATCCACTGACATCAGGGCGAGGGTGAAGCACGGAGATCCCATCCGCTATCTCCTCCCCGAGAGCGTGGAGAACTACATTCGAAAAACCGGGCTCTACACGCGTTCCGACCGATCACCTGACGTGAGTTAG
- the rpmA gene encoding 50S ribosomal protein L27, with product MAHKKGVGSSRNGRDSRSKRLGVKEHAGEFVSAGSILVRQRGTKIRAGANVGIGGDDTLYAKVSGRVAYERCGKDGKRVCVYPAEVAGS from the coding sequence GTGGCCCATAAGAAAGGTGTAGGCAGCTCGAGGAACGGTCGTGATTCCAGGTCAAAGCGGCTCGGCGTGAAAGAGCACGCGGGCGAATTCGTGTCCGCGGGCAGCATTCTCGTTCGGCAGCGGGGCACGAAGATACGCGCGGGAGCTAACGTCGGGATCGGCGGAGACGACACCCTCTACGCCAAGGTCAGCGGGCGCGTGGCGTACGAACGGTGCGGCAAGGACGGGAAGCGAGTATGCGTCTATCCCGCGGAGGTCGCGGGTTCCTAG
- the rplU gene encoding 50S ribosomal protein L21 — MYAVIETGGKQYRVSRDDILRVEKLGKGPGDTVEFDHVLLVSDDAGVVTLGTPYVPGAKVVATVVSEGKSRKLLVFKYKAKKNYRRRYGHRQPFTEVRVTSIQRESATGSSEAPVSSSDGGEV, encoded by the coding sequence ATGTATGCTGTTATCGAGACGGGCGGGAAGCAGTACCGTGTAAGCCGGGACGACATCCTCCGCGTTGAGAAACTGGGCAAGGGGCCGGGGGACACCGTTGAGTTCGACCACGTGCTGCTGGTGTCGGATGATGCGGGCGTCGTCACTCTTGGGACCCCATATGTGCCTGGAGCGAAGGTCGTCGCCACGGTAGTATCGGAGGGCAAGTCCCGCAAGTTGCTGGTTTTCAAGTACAAGGCCAAGAAGAATTACAGAAGGCGCTACGGCCATAGGCAGCCGTTCACCGAGGTGCGCGTGACGAGCATTCAGCGCGAGTCCGCCACCGGCAGCTCGGAAGCGCCCGTGAGCTCTTCTGACGGCGGGGAGGTGTGA